In Phragmites australis chromosome 16, lpPhrAust1.1, whole genome shotgun sequence, one DNA window encodes the following:
- the LOC133896149 gene encoding glycosyltransferase family 92 protein Os08g0121900-like, with the protein MSAKERRLSRLGSCKNAAAGGGGGGSPAARGHRAAATAPQRSLFAALFAFLCAGVVVLGGVHVIGASFRPVLRTAWPSATLNAISSDAGAQQAGGGADTVLPSVQIRHAVALPDRVLLILRDRSVLPAPEQFECLYSPANSSELRRPPFLAASLPDGLSLVHCPAEPSGVAVSLTLSLSPPVVPLQWDRLVYTALVDSRDNSTVVLAKGMNLRPGRLGVASRYECVFGRELSKPKHVLTSPVISAAQEIFRCVTPVRIRRYLRMTTDVNGNGDSDDKPILVSIRTKGRGSSTLPSIAQPEPLPRYNRHRRQKAHSMCVCTMLRNQARFLREWIIYHSHIGVQRWFIYDNNSDDGIEQVLNTMDPARYNVTHYLWPWMKSQEAGFAHCALRARESCEWVGFIDIDEFLHFPGNQTLQDVLRNYSNRPRIGELRTACHSFGPSGRTKIPKKGVTTGYTCRLAAPERHKSIVRPDALNPSLINVVHHFHLKEGVRYVDIGQGVMLINHYKYQVWEVFKDKFSGRVATYVADWQDEENVGSRDRAPGLGTKPVEPEDWPTRFCEVYDTGLKDFVHKVFTDPDTGNLPW; encoded by the exons ATGTCGGCGAAGGAGAGGAGGCTGAGCAGGCTCGGGAGTTGCAAGAATGCGGCGGCaggaggtggcggtgggggTTCCCCCGCCGCGAGGGGTCACCGGGCAGCGGCGACGGCTCCTCAGCGGAGTCTGTTCGCAGCGCTCTTCGCGTTCCTGTGCGCCGGCGTGGTCGTACTCGGAGGCGTGCACGTCATTGGAG CATCGTTCCGGCCGGTGCTCAGGACGGCGTGGCCGTCGGCAACCCTGAACGCCATCTCGTCTGATGCCGGAGCGCAGCAAGCTGGCGGTGGAGCCGACACTGTGTTGCCGTCAGTCCAAATCCGGCACGCTGTTGCCTTGCCGGACCGTGTTCTCCTAATCCTCAGGGACAGATCGGTGCTGCCAGCTCCTGAGCAGTTCGAGTGCCTGTACTCCCCTGCTAACTCCTCGGAGCTGCGCCGCCCACCCTTCTTGGCCGCCTCCTTGCCTGATGGACTCAGCCTCGTCCATTGCCCTGCCGAGCCATCTGGTGTGGCTGTGTCTCTGACACTGTCCCTGTCACCTCCGGTGGTGCCGCTCCAATGGGATCGGCTTGTGTACACCGCACTTGTTGACAGCCGGGACAACTCCACCGTTGTGTTAGCCAAGGGGATGAACCTCCGCCCAGGCCGTTTGGGTGTGGCGTCGCGGTATGAGTGCGTCTTTGGCCGGGAGCTGTCGAAGCCAAAGCATGTGCTCACATCCCCTGTGATTTCTGCTGCACAGGAGATATTCCGGTGTGTGACACCAGTTCGTATTCGCCGATACCTCAGGATGACAACTGATGTCAACGGCAATGGAGACAGTGATGACAAGCCTATATTGGTCTCTATCAGGACCAAGGGCCGGGGGAGCTCTACGCTTCCCTCAATCGCTCAACCTGAGCCACTTCCTCGGTATAACAGGCATCGACGGCAAAAGGCACATTCAATGTGTGTATGCACCATGCTGCGTAACCAAGCACGGTTCCTCCGAGAATGGATCATCTACCACTCTCATATCGGCGTGCAGCGGTGgttcatctatgacaacaacaGTGACGATGGCATTGAGCAGGTCCTCAATACCATGGATCCAGCAAGGTACAATGTGACACACTATCTGTGGCCATGGATGAAGTCTCAGGAAGCTGGATTTGCACATTGTGCTCTCAGGGCCCGGGAAAGCTGTGAGTGGGTGGGGTTCATTGACATCGATGAGTTCTTGCACTTCCCTGGCAACCAGACTCTACAAGATGTGCTCCGAAACTACTCAAATAGGCCACGGATTGGTGAGCTCAGGACTGCGTGCCACAGCTTTGGTCCATCAGGTCGGACTAAAATTCCCAAGAAAGGTGTTACAACAGGCTATACCTGCAGGTTGGCTGCGCCGGAGCGTCACAAGTCAATTGTCAGGCCGGATGCTCTAAACCCATCACTCATCAATGTGGTGCATCACTTCCATCTGAAAGAAGGGGTGAGGTATGTGGACATTGGTCAGGGAGTGATGCTGATCAATCACTACAAGTACCAAGTTTGGGAGGTGTTCAAGGATAAGTTTTCCGGGCGTGTTGCGACCTATGTCGCCGATTGGCAGGACGAGGAGAATGTCGGATCCAGGGACAGGGCACCTGGTTTAGGGACCAAACCGGTGGAACCGGAGGATTGGCCAACTCGGTTCTGCGAAGTATACGATACTGGTCTTAAAGATTTTGTGCACAAAGTGTTCACAGATCCGGACACTGGAAATCTTCCATGGTAG
- the LOC133895418 gene encoding serine/threonine protein phosphatase 2A 57 kDa regulatory subunit B' theta isoform-like — protein sequence MIKQIFGRLPKKAAKSGEKDLAGAGSSLPSLTSDARTTTDLTMSSRIVNPNNYTSTVTNPGQNSAVKNFSAGAGVSNGFTASTGYETLPSFRDVPALEKPGLFVRKLAMCCVVFDFIDPTKDVKEKEIKRQMLLEMVDYITSATGKFPEPVVQEVIKMVSINLFRAPTPSPRENKLLESFDMEEEEPVMDPSWPHLQIVYELFLRFIQSPETDTKLVKRYVDHGFITRLLDLFDSEDPREREYLKTILHRIYGKFMVHRPFIRKAINNIFYRFIFETEKHNGIAELLEILGSIINGFALPLKEEHKLFLVRALIPLHKPKCVSMYHQQLSYCVTQFVEKDCKLADIVIRGLLKYWPITNSAKEVMFLGELEEVLEATQPAEFQRCMVPLFRQIVRCLSSSHFQVAERALFLWNNDHIEGLIKQNSKVILPIIVPALERNTKGHWSQAVQSLSLNVCKIFMDHDPTLFEDCRKKFEEYEAQEASVRSKREARWKRLEEVALSKSTQWSSTSS from the exons ATGATTAAGCAAATCTTCGGCCGGCTtcccaagaaggcggccaagtcCGGCGAGAAGGATTTGGCCGGAGCTGGCTCGTCGCTGCCCAGCCTGACGTCTGATGCAAGAACCACGACAGATTTGACTATGTCTAGTAGGATTGTCAATCCGAACAATTATACCTCCACGGTCACAAATCCTGGCCAGAATTCCGCTGTCAAGAACTTCAGTGCTGGTGCCGGTGTCAGTAATGGATTCACGGCCTCGACCGGGTATGAGACTCTTCCGAGCTTCCGGGACGTGCCAGCTTTGGAGAAGCCCGGTCTGTTCGTCAGGAAGCTGGCCATGTGCTGTGTGGTGTTTGACTTCATAGACCCGACAAAGGATGTGAAGGAGAAGGAGATCAAGAGGCAAAtgttgcttgagatggtggatTACATCACCTCAGCCACCGGGAAATTCCCAGAGCCCGTAGTGCAGGAGGTCATCAAGATGGTGTCTATAAACTTGTTCCGGGCCCCAACCCCTTCTCCAAGGGAGAACAAGTTGCTTGAGTCGTTTgatatggaggaggaagagcctGTCATGGACCCGTCATGGCCGCACTTGCAGATTGTGTATGAACTGTTCTTAAGATTTATTCAATCACCTGAAACGGACACGAAGCTGGTCAAGAGATACGTTGATCACGGTTTCATTACCAGGCTTCTTGATCTCTTTGACTCGGAGGATCCTAGGGAGAGGGAGTATTTGAAGACTATACTTCACAGGATATATGGGAAGTTCATGGTGCATCGGCCATTCATCAGGAAGGCAATTAATAATATCTTCTACAGGTTCATATTCGAGACAGAAAAGCATAATGGCATTGCAGAGCTGTTAGAGATTTTGGGGAGTATAATTAATGGTTTTGCTTTGCCGCTCAAGGAAGAGCACAAATTGTTTTTAGTCCGAGCACTGATTCCACTCCACAAACCAAAATGCGTTAGCATGTATCATCAGCAACTGTCATACTGTGTCACTCAGTTTGTTGAGAAAGATTGCAAGCTTGCTGATATTGTCATAAGGGGTTTACTGAAGTATTGGCCCATCACGAACAGCGCAAAGGAGGTGATGTTTTTGGGTGAGTTAGAGGAGGTACTGGAAGCTACTCAACCAGCAGAATTCCAGAGGTGTATGGTGCCACTTTTTCGTCAGATCGTCCGCTGTTTAAGCAGTTCTCACTTTCAG GTGGCGGAGAGAGCTCTCTTTCTATGGAACAACGATCATATTGAGGGTTTGATCAAGCAGAACAGCAAGGTGATACTGCCCATAATCGTTCCCGCGTTAGAACGAAATACAAAAGGCCACTGGAGCCAGGCAGTTCAAAGCTTGAGTCTAAATGTTTGCAAAATATTCATGGACCATGACCCCACATTGTTTGAGGATTGCCGCAagaagtttgaggaatatgaaGCTCAAGAAGCTAGCGTGAGGTCAAAACGTGAGGCTAGATGGAAGCGCCTAGAAGAAGTTGCCTTGTCAAAATCTACTCAGTGGAGCAGTACATCTTCCTGA